The following is a genomic window from Vibrio cyclitrophicus.
ACCGCCCAAGTAAACAGCACCTTACGGATAAACGGTGCTTTTGATACCTTCTCGTGAATCGCTGAGAAAATCTTCTCGTAGAAACGTGGAACTGCACACATTACTGTCGGTTTCACATCGCTTAGAGCATCACGCACTTGCATCGTGTCTTGTAGGTAACAGTTGGTTGCACCTTTATAGAGGGCATAGAAAGTCCAAGCGCGCTCAAACACATGTGACAAAGGTAAGAAACACAGTGATACGTCATCTTTAGTCAAGCTGAGACGTTCATCGTGACCTTTTAATTGATAGCCAATATTGGTGTAATCAAGCATCACACCTTTTGGTTGGCCTGTCGTGCCAGAGGTATAAATAAGGGTCAGTAAGTCATCCATGCTTGCATCAGCCAAACGAACGTCAAGTTCAACTTGTTGAGCTTCAACACCACGTGCCATGAAATCTTGCCACGATACGGCAAAGCTGTGTTCTTGAATGTTGATATCATTAGACATCGCCACAACAACTTCCAGCTGTTCGCACTCTTCAAAGAGGCTAACTGCAGCATCGAATTGAGCTTGCTCACCAACGAATAAGATCTTCACATCCGCATTTTGGATAATGTAAGAAGACTGCGCAGCAGTATTAGTTGGATAAATCGGCACAGTGACAAGACGAGCCTGCAAAGATGCGAAATCTGCCACAGTCCACTGAGGCATATTGTTGGAAAAGATACCGATCTTATCTTGAACTCTCAATCCTTGAGCCAATAGTGCTAATGAAAGCGTATCGATCTGCTGTCCAAACTGCTCCCAGCTAATACCTTGCCATACATTGTCGACTTTGTGCTTCAAAGCTGTACGGTTGCCGCCTTGGGCAATTTGGTCACGAAGTCTTTTTACGATATGAAAATCTAAATTGGCCATCTCTTTACCTTTGGCTTACACCTGTAAGCTTTTTTGAGCGCACAAGTGTACCTCCGATCATAGAAAAGGCAACTGACGAAGCTCAAAGTTATAAGTAATAGTACGTCTCACGCTAAGTTTTCTATCAACAAAAATAGCAGGTACAAAAAAGCCCTAAGCCAGACTCCCAGCTCAGGGCTTATAAATCATAGGGATTAGTGTCTAGTTAAGTGCCACTACTTCGCCACAGATCATCATTAACTGATCTCGTAACCAAATGTGTCCTTTATCCTTTTCACTTGATTCGTGCCAGCTTAGGAAGCCTGAAATTGCCGCATTATCGAATGGGAAATCTAGAATCTGAAGCTGCTCTTTATTTGCTGCATGTTCTACCATCCAACGAGGTGCAATCGTCACTAATTCAGATTGACCAACAACGTAAAGAACGTTGCTCAAGCTCGTACCTTCGTAGAAAGGCGTGCAATCTAGGTCACGGTAAGCTTGCTCAGAGAAGCTACGTTGACCGTGAATGCGAGACAATTTTGCGTGCTTTTCATTCAACAACTCACTTGCTGAAACTTCACCATTAATTCGAGGGTGAGAAGCAGAAGCAACCACAACCAATTCATCTTGGAAGATTTCAGTGCTTGAGAAACCTTGCTCATCAAAACGAGCGTAATCAATCACGAAGTCGATTTCTTGGTAACGCATACGCTCAGAAAGCTGACGATCGAACTCTGCATCCATATGCAGCTTAACGCTAGGTGCTTGGTCGTTGATTGTCGACATAATCTTAGGAGCAAAACGCATATCACAAGGGCTACAAATCGCAAGTTTGAACAGGCGAGAAGACGACTCTGGCGAGAACACAGAACTTGGTAGTTCGTTGCGTACTAACTGCAGTGCTTGGCGGATTGGGCCAAACAGTTGACGAGCACGTTGAGTTGGTTGAATACCACGACCTTGACGCATGAATAGTTCGTCGTTAAACATCACTTTTAGACGAGCAACAGCGTTACTTACAGCAGGCTGAGACATGCCCAGGTTGTGAGCTGCACGTGTAATGTTTTGCTCTTGCATAACTGCATCAAATACAGTCAAAAGATTTAAGTCGACTCCACGAAGTGTGCTTTCCATTCTGTAGCTTGCAATTGCACTCATTGCGTCTTTTTTCTCTAACATTCAAGTTGCCTCTAGTCGCTTCGACAGCGTTAAATTGGTAATGGTATGGCAATAGATAACCACTAATTCTTATATTTACCAGACCGATACTTTTCGGATTGCCATTACTATTAACCAATACATCTCGAGCTACCAACAAGATTGATAAAGAATAATTTAATTTTACCTTAATGATTAAATAACACTTTAAAATCATGCATTTATGGAGTTATAAAAAAACATAAAATAAGACATTTATGAGTTTCATTTCGACTTATTTAGCTGTTCTATCGTTCAGTTACATTTGTTACAATTTATTGAACTCATGAATTGTTTAGCTAGTTAATTCAAAAACTCCACTTATGAATCAGGTTAACGATGCATAACTAGGAAAATCCACCTTATCCCAAAGCTGTTTACTTAAGGCATCTTGGTCAGACCAATTCCCCGCTAAAACCCACTCAACGAGTGCACTTGCCACGTCGGGATAGGTCACTATTTCTGCCTGTTTTTCATTGAGCCAGCTACGTAAAATAGCCGCATCTAAAAAGCTCATCGTTTGTGCCAACCCCAGGGCTTCTAGCGTGGCGACATTGCTCTGTTGTTCGAACTGCCCATCAAGCGGTTTGAGAAGCAACTTTTTACCCAAAGTTAAGGCTTCTGATGGCAATTCGAAGCCACCGTTAGCGACCACACCAGAGCACTGATTCAGGTCAAATTGGAAGCCTGCATGACTGAGTGGTTTGAACTCAATATTTTCGACTCGACTGTGCTCAATAACATTGGGGTGATAACAGATAAAATGATGAGAAATGAACTTCATCAACAACTCCGAAATCGCCTCAAGATCTTCAAACGGTAAATAAACCAAAGTGAAATTTTGTGGCGCTGTCGTTTGTTCATGGTGAGTCAGCGTGTGAACTATAGGAGGTAATATGGGTTGCTCAAAGTGATACCAATGAAGACCAATAGAGTGCTCTGTTGGCGCGAAGTACTGAATCACTGAGTGTTCAATCCAGTTTCCTCCTTCTTTAGGCACATCGTAGCGGAACGCATTTTGGTGGCTTATGCCAATACATGGTACACCCTGTCTCTTAGCCGCCCATGCAGTCACAGGTTCAAAGTCATTAAGCACTAAGTCATAAGGCATCAAATCGATCTGGTTAATTTCACGCATAAATCGCCAGATATTATTCTTGATGAATGTTTTACCGTACTTAACCTGCCCTTGCTCACTGAAAAAAGTTAAGCCATCGCGGGTTTGATAGTTCCCAAACTCTTCCATTGAGAAGTACTTGCTCTCATCTCGTCCTGAGAATAGGAAGTCGACATCGATATTTTGTTGGCGAAAAGCCACCGCCATTGCTCTTGCACGAGCGATATGACCATTCCCTGTACCTTGTACGCCATATAATATTTTCATGGGTGTTCCTTTAGGTTTGAGCTTAAGCTCGGCAACGACTGACAAAAGTGATTACAAAATGAAGCTGATGGCTAGGCTAGTACAAGCTATCCCCAAGACAGCGCCAATTAGCACATCCGTTAAAAAGTGCACACCAAGCAAGATTCGCGATCCCGCAATCGCTGCAGCCCAAATCAAACTAAAGAGATACAAGCTTGGATAGAAATGTCCGATTAAGGTCGCCATAACAAAAGCAGCAGCCGAATGTCCAGATGGAAGGCTGTATTTGTCAGATGGAACGATATGGGAGTAAAGCAGTGAAGAGAACTCAGCTGGTCTGCGACGCTTGAGGGTATTTTTGGCAAACCAGTAAATAGGTAACTCGATTGCAAAGGCAGTTAAGCCCACCAAGAGAAAATCTCGGCCAGCATTGCTATCCACCAACAGCGCGACCAGAGCAATCAAAATGTAAAGGTGTCCATCTCCAGTATGAGATATCGCTTTACTCAGCGTTGCATGTTGCCCGCTATAACGACTCTTCAAACAGAAAACAGAAAATGCCACATCCCAGCGGACAATAGGTTCGATAGTACGCATACGATCTCCTTAACAATCCTTATTCAGTTAAGGCTCAAGTTATGCCTCACAAATGACAGTTAAGTGACGTTTTGAATGAAGTAAAATGAAATTTGTTCTAGAGACTGTGTTGCCACTGTCCCATCCGAAAGGCCAAGGATGTACACGAAGAATCGCACCCAGCAAGTTAACTCAGATAGACAAAGACTCAACCAATAAAAAAGCGACACTAGGTCGCTTTGTTTTAAATCGATTTCGCTCCTTTATAAAGGAGTCAATACAACGTCTATAATTCGAGTGGCTCGTGCTTTTTCACTAAACCAAAGTCCGCCAGTATCGCGTAAGCCGCCGGAATCATAAACAGCACTAGCAAGGTCGAAGCAAAAATACCAAACACAATTGATATCACCAGCGGTTGGATAACCTGAGCCTGCAAGCTGGTTTCTGTTAGCAGTGGTAGCAAACCTGCTGCTGTGGTCATTGAAGTCAAAAATACTGCTCGGAAACGCTCGCGACTCGCTTTCACCACTGAGTCATGTACGCTATCGCCTTCATCGACGTGATGGCGAATGTATTGCACTAACAAAATAGAATCATTGACCACGATTCCGGCCAGCGACACAAAGCCCATCATGCTTGGCATACTCAAAGCGTGCCCAAGTATCCAGTGACCAACAACCACGCCAATAAAGGCGAGTGGAATGGCTAACATCACGACCACAGGCTCTAAGTAGCTTCGGAACTGATAGCTAAGAATCGCAAACACACCGAATAAGCCGAGTAAGAACCCTTTACCCATTGATGCTCCTGTCTTAGCGGCATCTTTGGCTTCACCTTCAAAATCAAAGCGCAAGCCTGGGTATTTTTGAATGAGCTTGGCTGCTTCTTCTTTTTGGAACTGAGCCAAAATCGCCGACGAGCTCGCCTTCTTATTATCAATATCACCAAAGATGCTGATAGTTCTCAGTCCATCAATACGCTGAATTCGCACGTAGTTACGTTGGAAATCTAATGTCGCCAACGTTGCTAACGGGATCTGACTGCCGTCGGCGGTAATGATCGGGAAGTTAGCCAGCTGCTGTATGTCGCCCGCTTGTTCCTTATCAAGACGCACCTCTATCGAGATATTCTCAACACCGATTTGAATCTCATCCGCCGTTTGCCCGAAGAATGCAGCACGCAACTGAGAAGCAATCATCTGCCCATTCACATTGTAGGTTTCGGCTCCTGGGCGCAGCTTCACTAAGATCTCCTCTTTACCCATGCGCATGTCATCTAGAACACCATGCACGCCATCAAACTGATTGAGGTATTCCTGAATATCCAAAGAAGCCGATTTCAACGCTGCAAGATCATCATGTTTAGCGCGGATCTCAATAGCACGACCGCCAGGCCCCATGGTGGGTTGTTTAAAAACTAACGAGATAGGATCTGCCAAGTCACCGATATCTTCTCGCCATGCATCAATGAAATCATCGATCACCGTGTTTCGACTTTCTGCACCACGCAGATCTAAACGGACAGTCGCGAGATGCGGTCCAGATTCGCTGGCATCAGCATTAGCATTAAATTGGCTCGTGATGTGTTCCACCAACTCATTGCCCTCTTCGACCTCTTCACTCCACCGCACGTTCAAACGCTCAGCAGACGCGACTATTTTATCGACGACTCTCTCGGTTTGAGACAATGACGCCCCCGGCGGAAGAATGATACGC
Proteins encoded in this region:
- a CDS encoding MJ1255/VC2487 family glycosyltransferase, with the translated sequence MKILYGVQGTGNGHIARARAMAVAFRQQNIDVDFLFSGRDESKYFSMEEFGNYQTRDGLTFFSEQGQVKYGKTFIKNNIWRFMREINQIDLMPYDLVLNDFEPVTAWAAKRQGVPCIGISHQNAFRYDVPKEGGNWIEHSVIQYFAPTEHSIGLHWYHFEQPILPPIVHTLTHHEQTTAPQNFTLVYLPFEDLEAISELLMKFISHHFICYHPNVIEHSRVENIEFKPLSHAGFQFDLNQCSGVVANGGFELPSEALTLGKKLLLKPLDGQFEQQSNVATLEALGLAQTMSFLDAAILRSWLNEKQAEIVTYPDVASALVEWVLAGNWSDQDALSKQLWDKVDFPSYASLT
- a CDS encoding phosphatase PAP2 family protein; protein product: MRTIEPIVRWDVAFSVFCLKSRYSGQHATLSKAISHTGDGHLYILIALVALLVDSNAGRDFLLVGLTAFAIELPIYWFAKNTLKRRRPAEFSSLLYSHIVPSDKYSLPSGHSAAAFVMATLIGHFYPSLYLFSLIWAAAIAGSRILLGVHFLTDVLIGAVLGIACTSLAISFIL
- the leuO gene encoding transcriptional regulator LeuO, which gives rise to MLEKKDAMSAIASYRMESTLRGVDLNLLTVFDAVMQEQNITRAAHNLGMSQPAVSNAVARLKVMFNDELFMRQGRGIQPTQRARQLFGPIRQALQLVRNELPSSVFSPESSSRLFKLAICSPCDMRFAPKIMSTINDQAPSVKLHMDAEFDRQLSERMRYQEIDFVIDYARFDEQGFSSTEIFQDELVVVASASHPRINGEVSASELLNEKHAKLSRIHGQRSFSEQAYRDLDCTPFYEGTSLSNVLYVVGQSELVTIAPRWMVEHAANKEQLQILDFPFDNAAISGFLSWHESSEKDKGHIWLRDQLMMICGEVVALN